The Aptenodytes patagonicus chromosome 22, bAptPat1.pri.cur, whole genome shotgun sequence genome contains the following window.
CTCTCTGCCAAAGGATGGATCTTCTCCTGTTGGATGCTCTGCCAAGGGATGGATCTGCTGACCccacctgctctgcaagggaTGGTGCAAAAGGATGGATCTGCCCACCCCGTGTGCTCGGCAAGGGGATGGATCTGCCCCCGCCACGTGCTCTGCGCAGGGGTTGGGACCACGGACGCCCCGCTCCGTACCTTGCACCAGAGAAGGACGGCCCTCACCTCTCCACCACCCAAGTGGCAACAGACGTGACCTCAGATCTCAGCCCATAGACTAACCCCGCGGGTGCTGCCTGGAGGCGACCCCACCGCGGCCCTGCACTTGCCTTCTTGAGCTGTTTGAGGTTGCTGGAGCGGATGGCCGCCAGGAGCTGGTCCCGTGAGTTCTTCTCCTGAACCGGCAGCGCCCGGTCTCCCAACTTCCTCTGCGTGGCCGGCGAGAGCGAGTTCTTCAGGTTCTCGTTGATCAGCGGTGGGgcaagcggaggaggaggtgggggcggcgcggcgggcgcccCCCCTTTCTTGGGAGAGCTTTTGGGGGAAGCCTTGGGGGACGGCTGCGGGGATGGCTTGGGGGACCCCTTTGGCAGGGCTCCGGGCTTGGGCACCTCCAGGAGGTCTTTCTTCTCTCCACGCTCCTGTGCCAGTTTCTGCTCCTGGAGGCGTTTCTGCCTCTGTTTGTCCATGTTACGGCTCAGCAGGTTGGTGACTGTCATGCGTGGTCCGGCCAGCTCGAAGTGATAGCCCAGCTTCAGAAGCGTGGTGTTTTCCTTCAGGAGCTTGGCGATCTCCATCTCCGTCTTCCCCCCGCAGATGTGCCGCTGGTTGTGGAAACGCAGCTCCGTCAGCGTGTTGTTCTGCAGCAGCGCCCGGAAAATGGCCAGGATGCCCTTGCCCGTGATGTGGTTGGAGTCCAGGTTGATGCTCGTCAGCACCTTGTTGGACTTCAGCATGATGGCGATGGCGAAGGCCACGTGGTCGTCGGCACGGGTGTTGGCCAAGGCGAACAGCTTGACCACGGTGTTGAACTCCAGGGCCTCGGTGAAGCGCACCAGGGTCTCGTTGTTGATGCAGTCTGAGTTGTTCACGTTCACTTCGGTGACCTCGGCATCGTTGTTCTTCACCTTCTCGATGAGCTCATCGAAAATGCTGGAGGCTTCGTCATCCTTGGCCTGATCTGGGGAGCTGCCGGTGGTGGGCTTGGAGGGGCTGGTCTCGGCCGCTGCCTTGGCCTCCTGTTTCCCCTCcgctgccttttctgcctctggcTGGGATTTCTCCTTCTCGTCTGCCTTTGATTTTTTCAAAGCTGAactcttttgctcttcttttttatctttttctttcttatcttctCCCTTTGtgtctttttctgcctctttctttgATCCTGaactcttctcctcctcctttttgtccttcCCTGTGCCCTTCTTCAATGCAGaacccttttcttcttcctttttgtccttcCCTGTGCCCTTCTTCAATGCAGaacccttttcttcttcctttttgtccttcCCTGTCTCCTTCTTTGCTGCTGagcccttctcttcttcctttttatccTTCCCTGCATCCTTCTTTAATGCTGagcccttttcttccccctttttatcCTTCCCTGCATCCTTCTTTAATGCTGagcccttttcttccccctttttatcCTTCCCTGCATCCTTTAATGCTGagcccttttcttcctcctttttataCTTCCCCATGTCCTTCTTCCACGCTGggcccttctcttcctcctttttgtccttcCCCATCAGCTTTTTCTCCATGGCCTTGACTTTGTCGTTGATAGCCTTCTCTTTGGTCTTGGTCGCAGCCTCAGCTTTAACTTTTGGGTCTGTTTTCTGaacactttcttcctttttagaGTCTTTCCCCACTTTTGTATCTCGTTTCTGGGCCAGGTCTTTGGAAGGagcttcctttcccttttcttcttcattcttggCTCCCTTATTCTTCTCGCTCGATCTGCTTTCCTAACAAGAGAAAAACACCGAGGTGTTACAGAGACAGATGCCTCCGACCTCCAGACTCGCCACCCCAGTATCATCGTCACCAACTCTGCACCTCTGTCACACGGGAGCAGCCACGGGGACCCACGGGGCAGCACCGCAGCCAGGGAAGATGCGCAGGAGGATGCAGGACAGTCCGGTCTCAGGACGGTCTTAGACTACGCCTATGAGGGATGAGCTGCCCTAAACCAGGCATTTATGATAGAAACCCGGTGAGAGCATCGGGCAGGGTCCCCAGGAGGCAACGGGGAGGTGCCATGGGGGAGCACGAGGACAGCTAGCGCTGGTCTGTGCCGTGGCAGGGGACAGACCCGCGGCCAGGACTCCAGAGAGGTAAGCGACCTGCTCCAAATCATGATGGTTTAGCCCTGAATACGGGTCAGAGTCTCCTCCATCTCACCTGAGTGATTTACCACCACATGTTcacacactgcagcctgtggttTTGCTTTGGAAGAGGAAAATTTAACCCAGCCGAGGTCCCGGGTCCAGGGGAGGGTTCAGCATCCGAGTGGCCCGAATGTAGGCAGAGCCTGCAGGACCCAGGCGTGCCGAGGTCCCGCTGCAGCTCTCCAAGGcatctctgctctccttctgCCTCCAGTCCCTTCCCAAAGGGCTCCAGAGGTCTGCGGGATGCCCTCCTTCACCCCCAGTGAACAGACGATAACCTAACAAGCGGCAGGATGCATCTCCCTTAGCAGACTGCGCTGTTTGACCCCTTCCTATCGTACCTCCTACGAGTTATCCTCTTTTTAATCACCTTCTGTTATCCTCTTTTTAATTACCCTTTTAACCAGGGATGGATCTAGTGCCTATACCCCTGTGAACCCCAGGTGCTTTCCCAGCTTTCCGAAATGGTTTCCAGCTGGATGCTCTGCAGCTTTGCCCGGTCTGGAGCCCAACACGCTTCCCGTGCTGGCCTGGACGCGTGTGCAAGCAGGGGAGCGTCCACAGCCGGTGACACAGGCGACACTGCTGATGAAGCAGTTGCACCCAACCCTCTGGAACGGGCCTCCTCTTAATGGAGTCCATTTTAATGGACTTAAAATGAGTTTGCATTTTTCAGCTCCCTGGAGAAAACCAAGGAAATGGGGACACGGCGTTTATTGCTCTGTAATCGCATGATGTTTTCCCAGCGCACCTTCTTCCAGTGCCCAAAGGCAGCATAGGAGGGGAGAGCTTAACCGGGACGGTCTTGGGGAAGGATGCAGATTTTGCCGTGTGGGTTAAGCAAAGCCGTGCCACTGCAGCTGgcacccccttcccctgcccctgggATCTCCCCGTCTCCCTGTGCCCAGAAGTCATGCAGCAGTGCCCTGGACCTCCCGAGTTTCTTCTTTTATCTCCAGGCCAGCCAAGATGCCGGCTCATTCCTCAGTGGGCTGGCGAGCATCAGTGCTTTCGTTTCGTCTGCCTCCTTGTATATTCACTcttcaaaagcaatttttgcctttgcttttacgCTTATCACGATGCCACTGTTGTGTTCGCGGGACTTCGATATGCCGGAGGAGCTTAGTCTGGCTTTCGGCTCTCCAACGCTGACCTTCAGGCAGCGAGTACATCCTCCCTGCATGCAGAGGGATGCAACCCCAAGACTTGATGGCTATTTACTTACAAACTGCCTCTGGCAGCAAAggattttcctctttcccttcaggctTTAGGGCCATTTGATCATTTGCCCCTTGTCAGTCAAACCCCCTTTTCACGTAATTTTTGGTACTTCTCTCAAGCACCTGAGCCTCGCCCTTGGCACGGCCTGTCCTGTGCATTGCTGCTGACCACGACCAGCACCGGCAGCTCCAGGACACAACGAATGCCTCGTTGCAGTCTTCACCCATGGCCGATGGGGCTGGGAAGAGCCTCCCATCAGCACCGTTTCGACACGTTCTGCTTCTGCAATCAAAGCCTTTGATGGCGGCTCGGTGCACGCAGCCTTCCAGCCTGTTGGTTTTCTTATGGCACCGGATTCGCTTCCTCGTGTGCCTGGAGAGACGCAGGCACATGACCAAGACTTTGTTACAGCAATGCAGTAGGAGCAGGTCACCGGGGCAGGATTCACCTCCCCGAACATCAGATATGAGACACCTCCGCTCCCACCAGAGATGAGCCGATGCTGCGAACAGAGAACGGAAGACAGATGAACCCCTGACATTGGGACCACGTTTGCTGTGCAGGGGAGGATCCTACCGTAAAGTCTGGGTCTGGGTTTGGCAGTTTAAacctccttctccctgctccgCAGCCGGGGAGCATGCACCTCCTGTCCCTCGCGGCTGGCCCAGCTCTTCCTGGGTGCCTGGCTTCAGCAGCACGGCTCGGCTCTGCGTGCCAGCCGGTGCCGTGGTGTTTCTGTCCGGAGATGAGCAGAGGGTGACGTGCTGAGACACTGCTAGCTGGGAGCCCGGTTAGGTCAGGCTCAGATCTACAGCTGCGGGATTAATCTGGGCGTCCTCAGCTTGACCATAGCGATGCTGGCGACCTGACAGTGAtgctggctgcaggaggaagaggaagcaccAAGGCGAGGGGGTGGCAGAGCGAATGTCACACTTGCTGGGGGGACTTTAGGActtcagggaaaggaggaagaaagatgcCTCTGGGAGATGCAGCTGTGATGCCTTTAGGAGCTCCCAGGACCCTCCCAGGGCTAGGACAGCACCGTGGCTTCACCCAGTGCCTTGAATCCCCAAATCAGAGTCCAGAGACCCTGGTCTGCAGCCTCCTCCGGACGATGCCCCGGCTGCAGTGTCTTCCCCTGCCCAGGCCCCGGTGGTGTCCGTGCCGGGGCAGAGTGCGTGTCTGCCTTCCCAGCGTGTGGCACTGCTGGCCCTCGGGGACTGCTTTTTTGTGGAACGAACTGGCCTGGCTGTGAGCGGGGCAGCCGTGGGGACTGTTTGTACCTGGCGTATGAACAGATGCCATCTGGGACAAGAGAGCTGTATATTTAGTTAAGAGATTTCTTGGCTCCCCTGCGCGGACCTAAACAGGCGACAGGAAGGCATATGCCAGACCCCTACAGAGCCCGTCCACACAGCCCCTCGCTGCTGCAAACCCCAAAGACCAGGGATGGGGCTCCCAGAGGTGCCCCGATGCCAGCACCCCCCTgtcccaggggctgcagggagcaggtgATGCCACCTCCTCTGGCACTGACCCAGCGGCCCTTCTCGCCAAGACGTGCCCTGTTCCCAGGGCTGGGATGGTGCAAGGATGCTCAGTGACATCCTGAAGCACCTCGGTGAAGGAAGAGCCATGTCTGCCCTggcaggaggctgggcagggggtgTGTGGGGGATGAGGACTCTGCTGCCTCGCTCTGTCCCCCCACACCCATGCCCAACGGTGCCTTTCAAAGGTGTTTGGGGATGTCCCAGGTTGGAGGTTTCTTGCAGGTTCCTGTGAGAAGGGACAGTTGCgcccccagggctctgcagctctTCTGTGTCCACAGGCTGAGCACTCCTCGAGTCCGAGCCAGCAGCCTCATCTCCACACCAAGCTCTCCAAAaagccttctccttcccagctcGAGCTCACACAACTGGATAGTGGGGAGCCCTGAGTCTCCCCTAAGCTGCCTGAGCCATCCAAGACCAAGCAGAGCAAAGGCTTTGGCCAGGAACGAGCAAATcttggagaaagggaggaaaacccTGGAGAGGACCTACAACATCTCCCATGCTCAGAGAAGGCAATGGATTTCTCCAAACAGGATGAAACTAGAGCAAAATAAGATGCATAGCAAATCCCTGCTTAGCAAAGCCGCTGTAGCAAGTGCTGGGAACGTCTTGTTATCACATCATTAGTGCTGTTCTCATTAAAGCTTCCATCCACGGATGTGTTGCCACATGTCCAGGTGCTGCGGCGTGGGGCAGGTCTGCGGGAAGGAGGGGACTGGAGCCAGAGAGCAGGACGTGCGAaaagagctgggggaagaggagccAGCTCTGCCCCCGGccaggggaaaaagggaaggcAACGGATGTGCAGTGACCGGCTGCGGGTGTTACTGCCACCGCGGGCAGCGTTTGCAGGGTCACGTGTGTCCAGCAAATTTGGGAAGCCCTGGAAGGATCCTGTCAAAGAGCTGCAAGTTCTTGCAGAAAGTGCTGGCCGGTAGCAAGAGGTAAGAGGTGTTCAAGCTGTTTCATTTAATGCAGTTGGGGCAAGAGCTGCCTTGATCATGGcacccctgtccctgctggggaAGACCCTCTGCAAGCGCCTGGctccatcagcagcagcagcagaaggggaggAATCGGGAGCAAAAACTTCCAGGCAAGAAATCAGATCTGTGTTTCTAAAACCAAGGGTCACTCTCACCCATCTGCCACTGCCTGCACGAGACTCTCCATCCCTTCGGGGAGACTGGGGACACCCCTAAAGCCAGGTCAGAAGCTGCTCTTGGCCCTGCCTGAGGCCACGCGTGTGCCCAGGAGGGAGCGTGCCTTCGTCCCCTCCTGTCTTTGCACCCATCCCCAGGCTCTCGGtgtgtcccaccaccccagctccACTGCAGGTGCCAACCGCGGCTGGTGACACCGGCCCAAGCTCTGCTCGATGGTGAGGGTGCAGAGGTCCTCACCTCCGGGCTGGAAATGAAGCACGTTGCTCCAGCTCCTGGTGCTCGGCAGAGGAGCTGCATGGCAGGATGAtgcagaagaagagagagagaaatgcatcCCTCCCCCTGGTCTTGAAACCCTGGCTGTCCCCGCAGCCACCAGCGcaccttctcctgcagcccaggcCACCAGCCGGGCTGTCTCCATCTGCAGCGGCCAGCGCCAGCCCTGTACCCTCTCCATTGCCATCTTGAGTCCTGCCTGCTCGCTCCTCTCTGCCGCGCTGACATATTTACCTTGGATACCTAGAAACCAGTGCCGCTGCACCCCCTCCTGTGCCATTCCCTCTGCTGCGAGCACGATTATTAGGGGAATATTTTTACACAGCGTGTCAGACCTTTAAAAATAAGCCTAATGAAAACAGCCTGGTACTTGGCTGATTAATCACCAGTGTTTTGATGAACTGAAATGCCTTCCCGTTTCCTCTAAATAGACTAAAATGAGTGTTGCCATTGCTTGTTAGCATTTGTAACCCTCAAACCCACTCAGATGTTTCCTTAAAAGGCAAAGGAGACTGGGAACTTCTTGCCTGGAATCTGAGCATTCGCAGCACCGCTCCCGACGCTGAGcaagggatggggctggggacggAGCAGCCGGCCGAGCCGGGGATGGGTGGgagcagagcggagcagaggggctgccGAGATCTGCTGCGGGTGGTGGGGATGTGATGGTGGAGCGAGGTTCTCGCCTCCTGCCCTGAGAGCCCCACAGCTTGTTTCGGGGTAGAAAATCGCTGCTTGGGTGGTAGGTATCGATCTGGCTGCTCAGCACGGCGAATGAGAGCCGGTCACCCCGCTGTGCCCACAAGCAGGTTCCTAAGTGAAAGGGGAACCCgctggagaggagaggaaaggatggGTTATCCAGGGACTCGCAAAACCTGTACCcaagctggagggaaggggcagtTTGtggcctggctgctgctgttacatCAGTCCCTGGCAGAGGGGACATATGGAAATGCATTtgtagaagaaatgttttttctttggaagGGGCCAGCTTTCACCAGCCTGCAGTTATTTTCAGAGATATGTCCTGGGAAGAGTCCCTCATGGCCCAGATTACCCCACCACGAGCCATGAGCTTGGCTCAGCTGAAGAACAAGATGTAAGGATGGAAACCTTGGGGAGCGTGTGCTGCCGAGCAGCTCCGTGTTGGCTCCAGGGAGCTGTGCCCCATCTGGGTTCAAGGAGGGCTTGGCTGAAAGGGGGAAGGCGGAGTAGTCCAGGATGGCTCCTCCGTGAGGGTCACTGCTGGGGGCACGTGGCACGCTGCACCCCAGGAGGAAACAGGACTGTCAGCAAAAGATCTCAGGGCCAAAGCTGCACCTGCAGTTCATGTTAAAACAGCTCCAGAAATAGTGAACTCAACCTGCAGGCTTGACACCGACTCGGTCTCTAATGTCACCTGCAGCTCTGGTGGCCTCTGGAAGCCACCTGCGAGATATCATCCCACAGCTGTGAGACATCACCCCCCAGCTGATATAAGAGCATCAGGAGCACAAGAGGGGAAGCCTGAGCCAGGATCAGGCCCACCCCAACCATCAGCACCGCTGGAAAATCCAGGGTTAGCTCCAACGTGGCTGatggctccagctgctgcttgctgTGGATGGCAATGGGGACACGGGCTTCACACACACCCGAGCAGAGGGGCACGGTCCTCGCCTGCGTGCAGCTATGGGGACGTCTGTGCTTGAGGAATATAAGGGGAAAACATGGAGCAAAGCGAGAGGCAAGCGTCGGCGCCTTCAGAAACTGCCCGCACGTGGAAATGGCACCTATTTAGCTAAGTCAGTTGAGCTGCATGTCCACTTGTAGGCACAAGTCTTGCGCCTACACTCTTGCAAGCACCAAGGAGTTACCACTGCTTGTAACCAAACTGCCCTACACCAGTGCATGGCCCTCCTAAACCAAGACGCAGGCGTCTGCTGAAGGACAACTGGACCAGCTGAACTTAAATTAATCCAGCAATTATTTCAGCCACACGGGGTAATTTCTGCATGTACACTGGAGCCCACTGGAGCCCATGAGTCTTCTCTTTGCGGCTcgctgcctccctcctctccagCAACGCCACCAGCAGAGCCGTTTCGGCGTGCTGGCTGCCTGGCACATGGCTTTTACCACCAACAGAGACTCTCCACTCAGAGCCGTGCTCCTTGCAAACCAACCAGAATCCCTCTAGAGATGTAGGGATGGGGGATAAAGTCCAGGCCAAGAGACTGTCCctttctcccagcctctgctgggaTAATAAACTTCTCCCACAGCCAACAGGACATTTTCCAGTTCGACTCTTGGCAGGGCATGGCTTAGGCAACAGGCACCCACCAGCAAATCCTGAGGGGCTTTTGGAGgtgggagagccgggaagtgggGAAGCCCCAGGGACAAGGGGCGACCTCTGACAGACAGCTCCCTAAAAACTGTCGGTCAGCTGGGGGCTCCTAGACCAGACTGGCAAGGGAAGGAAGCTGGGTTTGGTTATCTGAAGTAAGGGGTTTAAGGCATAATTACGGATCCATAACTAACGAGCCAATCTGGTATCACTGCCTGAGGGGTTTCAGTCTGTCCTACACATGCTGCCGAGTCCTACAAAGGTCTCCAGAGCCAGCATGAGACtctgagatcatagaatcatagaatggtttgggttggaagggacctctaaaggtcatctagtccaacccccctgccatgggcagggacatcttcaactacatcaggttgctcagagccccgtccaacctgacctggaatgtttccagggatggggcatccaccacctctccgggcaacctgggccagtgcttcaccaccctcagcgtaaaaaatgtcttccctatatttagtctaaatctaccccctttagtttaaagccattcccccttgtcctgtcgcaacaggccctgctaaaaagtctgccgccatcttttttatcagccccctttaagtactgacaggctgcaggaaggtctccccgaagccttctcttctctgggctgaacaaccccaactctctcagtctttcttcacaggagaggtgttccatcccctgatcatttttgtggcctcctctggacccgctccaacaggtccgtgtctttctcatgctgagggcttcagagctggacgcagtgctccagggggggtctccccagagcagagcagaggggcagaatcccctccctcgacctgctggccacgctgctggtgatgcagcccaggatacggttggccttctgggctgcgagcgcccattgccagctcatgtccagcttttcatccaccagtgcccccaagtccttctcggcagggctgctctccatcccttcatcccccagcctgtagtgataccgggggttgccctgacccaggggcaggaccttgcacttggccttgttaaacctcatgaggtttaacccACAGCTCCAACCTTGGGCATTTGCATCATCCTCTGGAGACACCTAGCTAGTACCTAGTTGCGTGGGCTCTAAAGGAGCCCCAATGCCCCCTCCGTCCTGCCCAGCTACCCCAAATCCCAGCCAGAGGCTGTGAGTGAGGCACCAGCATCCCACCACCCCTCAGTGTGACCGTGGGTGAAGAGGGCTGAGGAGGTTGGGCACAAGCCACGTGAGAGCTCCCAGGGGACAGGGATGTCTCCTGAGACTGTCCCACTGCACGGAGAAGTCCCTTGAGGTGGCCCGTGGGCAAAGGCAGGTTGTTTTGCACTTGACGCTCCTGGGTATTTGGGTACCCATTGCCATTACGCTCTAGGCATGTGAGAGGGTTGCTGGAGCCAAGCTAAACCACACAAGCTGGCCAAGCTGCTCCTTTCCTCCGTTCCTTGGCCAGTTTTGAGTAACTCAGGGACAATTCAGAGCCAAGGACATTCCTGGAAAAAAAGCTGCGTCCTTGGCCGAGTCCTGAGAACTACTAAACCTAGATTGCCAGAGACTACCGGAGGAAGTGGGACCGCCAGGCTTCTGCTGACCCTGCTTGCCCAGGACAGCCGAGTCCAGGTCTACGTGACACCCACCCACTCACAAGGGGATCTGGCATTGCTCTacctgcagcagtgccagggcaaCCCTCCTGGTCCTTAGCTAAGACCAAACATCATGGGCCGGTATCGTGAGATACCCTGCTCGCACCCCCTGTATGCCCCGCAGAGCTCTGGCCCCGACGGGCTCCCTGGTAGGACCACTCCCAGGCAGCAAAGAGTTTCTCTCTTGGCATGTTTGGATTCTTTTGGCATGAAGCAAGGGTGAAAGTACCTCATCTTCCAGCACAGGGACACACGCAGACCTAGGATGACCCCCCAGGCCGTGCTCTATGTGCTAAAGCCCAGAGCGATGTAAACAACTTCTTGCCCTGTCCCGCCTCAGCCATTACTCTGTTATTTTAACGAGGAACTCAGTTattccccttcccttctgctcagaCCTTTCTGACCCCAAATATCACTGTCTCTTTGCACTCCCCAGgccaatgtttttaaaaacatcctCCTCCTGAGATGCAGCGCTGTTCTCCAGAGACTGTCTGGCCCTGACTTTTGTCTTGCTCTGCCTTCATTGCTGAATTAAGGCCGATAACAAACATTTCaactgggtttcttttaatagaaTAGCTCTAGCCCTTCCACAGTGACATGCAGCCATTTTCCAGAAAGCCCTTAAAGCCGCTAGATACTCAAATGGAAACTTTCGCTTCTCTAACAAAATCTGGTTTTAGAAGTTAGGGTTTTTCTCTTCCATCCGTTGTATTCCCAGCCCCTTCTCCTGGCACTGCCATGGCCGAACTGGATATCCCCAAGATGAGACCTTTTCTCTGATCGCCCCCTCTTCGGCAGAGGTTGCAAAGGGCAGTGAACATCAGCGATTCACACCACGGCCACCTCAAGGCTGGATTTTTGCCCGGCACACTTTCTGCAGGCAGCCCACGAAGAGCATTCCTCAGATTTTTAGGAACAGAAAAACTGCAATTCAGCCCTGGCGAGTCTTAAATCCTATCTCCCGTCCTCTGCATCACGGGGGGCTGGATGCTCGAGAAGCAGGACTCTGGCTCCCAGCCTCCTGGGACTACATGGAAAACATCTCCAGGCCCCTTGCTGGTGCAGGTCTCCCATGGGTCCCATCGGCCAGCCCATGGGACCGTCACAGACACCCCACGGCATCACTGGTGGCCACGGGCACCCAGTGTGAGAGGACGAATCAAGGTCTTTGAAGCAGGTGAGatgagccccagccccaggcgcCTACCTGCTAAAATCAGAGAGCTGGTTTGCTGGTCAAAACCCTTAAATAGCTTATGAGAAACAGGAGCACTGGCTCCTTGGGCTCCTGCACCACGTGGGAACTGTAGCCTAGAACACAGCACTTAATGAGATAAAGCAGGGCATGCCAGGAGTCACGATCTCTAGTTCTTAGAAATTGAAGATCTTCCCTGAAAGGAAGCAAACTGCGGCTCCCTTTCTGctgcgggcagctctcatggCTGTGCGGGTGCCGGTTCCCGTGCCGGGCACGTCCGCCTTCTGCCATGGAAGGCAGGACCGCTCGGAGCCCATCGGCAGCATCCGGCAGGTCTCGGCGTAAATCCCGACCCAAATATCGTGTCTCAGCCCTGGGCTACTCAACCCAACGTCAACGGGCTGCAGGCACCAGAACACCTCTGTGACCCTGGGCTGCCGCCTCTCCTGTTGCATTTCTGCAGCTCTTGTTCCTGTCTGTTTTCAACCTTGTTTGCACTGTGCTCTGGGCAGAGGAAAGGACTGGGCAGGACTCGTGTCACTTCATGGCGTGGCTGGTCCACTGCCGTTGCCGCTATCCACGCCGTGACTTCAAAACAAGTGCCCTGATACCTCCTCCCCTGCGAAGCGAGATCCCCTCGCTCCACCGTGCTGCGATTCCCACCACGGCAAAGGGTGGGCTTGAGCGACACGACCGGTTAATCCCAGCGTCCTGCTGGGAGCTGAGTCACCGAGACCGTTTTAGCATGCAAATGATGTCATAACGCTGCGAAAGAAAGTGATACGTAAAGGATCCcagctcttttcctcctctgtatgTCTATTTATCAGCTCAACATAAACAGATAATAAACCT
Protein-coding sequences here:
- the LMOD1 gene encoding leiomodin-1 encodes the protein MSKVAKYRRQVSEDPDIDSLLSTLSPEEMEELEKELDVVDPDGSIPLELSQKNQTENSPPGPQNCETMLNHCEKETRKLIQREHSVDESRSSEKNKGAKNEEEKGKEAPSKDLAQKRDTKVGKDSKKEESVQKTDPKVKAEAATKTKEKAINDKVKAMEKKLMGKDKKEEEKGPAWKKDMGKYKKEEEKGSALKDAGKDKKGEEKGSALKKDAGKDKKGEEKGSALKKDAGKDKKEEEKGSAAKKETGKDKKEEEKGSALKKGTGKDKKEEEKGSALKKGTGKDKKEEEKSSGSKKEAEKDTKGEDKKEKDKKEEQKSSALKKSKADEKEKSQPEAEKAAEGKQEAKAAAETSPSKPTTGSSPDQAKDDEASSIFDELIEKVKNNDAEVTEVNVNNSDCINNETLVRFTEALEFNTVVKLFALANTRADDHVAFAIAIMLKSNKVLTSINLDSNHITGKGILAIFRALLQNNTLTELRFHNQRHICGGKTEMEIAKLLKENTTLLKLGYHFELAGPRMTVTNLLSRNMDKQRQKRLQEQKLAQERGEKKDLLEVPKPGALPKGSPKPSPQPSPKASPKSSPKKGGAPAAPPPPPPPLAPPLINENLKNSLSPATQRKLGDRALPVQEKNSRDQLLAAIRSSNLKQLKKVEVPKLLQ